The Methylomarinum vadi genome has a window encoding:
- a CDS encoding esterase-like activity of phytase family protein: MVKTLNHYPYLRVFICLIGLWFIAFNAYAGDGRSPRQHHEPGRFFNRIASFPVYLNASIDQQSVSEIVDVSKDGNILIYTDGAGGKIGFVDIHDPDHPQPLGSLEVEGEPTSVAVAGNYALAVINTSGDFDNPSGLLRVIDIAQQTVIQSFDLGGQPDAIAISPDGKYAAIVIENERDEAFNGGKLPQRPSGFLVIVDIDDEPAKWRMRQVGLTGIAYPYPSDAEPEYVDINDDNVAVVTFQENNYLALVDVASGRIIDHFSAGTVDLSAIDTREESTAFIRLTDRQSQRAREPDGVAWLNTELFVTANEGDLDGGSRDFTVFDHHGRVVFTAGNALDHQAVRLGHYPDKRSGNKGNEPENVDVGRYGKDTFLFIASERANLIFVYRVNNGGRSFRLMQTLPAGVAPEGIKAIPGRNLLVAAGEVDDRKKGIRSVLTLYRLQDKPAGYPTVESANRNDGTPIPWGALSGLSMDLYDEHIAYAIHDGFFRQSRIYKLNTSRHPAVIQAEIVLTDSRGRLAEVAPDLVNADGTVNLDGEGISSSANGGFWIASEGAGSPGDEKKSITRKNLLVHVDRFGDIDRVVLLPGATDVKQKHFGLQGVASVGKSDNEVLFVAFQREWLGDRSGHVRVGRYDVANAEWSFYYYPLDKADSANGGWVGLSEIIALGDQEFAVIERDNQANNDARIKRIYRFTIAGLSALTEEHAPFFPVVQKTLLADLLPTLKASGGMVLEKIEGMTVNEHGDILVVNDNDGVDGSNGETQLLTLQHLLH, encoded by the coding sequence ATGGTTAAAACCCTCAATCATTATCCCTATCTTCGCGTGTTCATTTGCTTGATTGGGTTATGGTTTATCGCCTTTAACGCTTATGCCGGCGATGGCCGCTCGCCGCGGCAGCACCACGAGCCAGGCAGGTTTTTTAACCGGATTGCCTCCTTTCCGGTCTATCTTAATGCGAGTATCGACCAGCAAAGCGTCTCCGAGATCGTCGATGTCAGTAAGGACGGCAATATTCTGATTTATACTGACGGAGCCGGCGGTAAAATCGGCTTTGTCGACATTCACGATCCTGATCATCCGCAACCGCTCGGTAGTCTTGAAGTCGAGGGTGAGCCGACGTCGGTTGCCGTGGCTGGAAACTATGCTCTGGCAGTGATCAATACGTCGGGCGATTTCGACAATCCGAGCGGCTTGCTGCGCGTGATCGATATTGCGCAACAAACCGTTATTCAAAGTTTCGATCTGGGCGGTCAACCGGATGCAATCGCCATCAGTCCGGATGGAAAATATGCCGCCATCGTCATTGAAAACGAGCGTGACGAAGCTTTCAATGGTGGGAAGTTGCCGCAAAGGCCAAGCGGTTTTTTGGTTATCGTCGATATCGATGATGAACCGGCTAAGTGGCGAATGCGTCAGGTCGGGTTGACGGGGATTGCCTACCCTTACCCCAGCGATGCCGAGCCGGAATATGTCGACATTAATGATGACAATGTCGCCGTGGTGACGTTTCAGGAAAACAATTATCTGGCGCTGGTCGATGTAGCGAGCGGCCGTATTATCGATCATTTTAGTGCCGGGACCGTCGATTTGTCTGCTATCGACACTCGGGAAGAAAGCACGGCCTTCATTCGGTTGACCGACAGGCAGTCGCAACGGGCGCGTGAACCGGATGGCGTGGCGTGGCTCAATACTGAGTTGTTTGTGACGGCTAATGAAGGCGATCTGGATGGCGGTAGCCGCGATTTTACCGTTTTCGACCATCATGGCCGGGTTGTTTTCACCGCCGGAAATGCCTTAGATCATCAAGCGGTACGCTTGGGGCATTATCCCGACAAGCGTTCCGGAAATAAGGGGAATGAACCGGAAAATGTCGATGTCGGCCGCTACGGCAAAGACACCTTTTTGTTTATCGCCTCGGAGCGGGCCAATCTCATTTTTGTTTATCGCGTGAACAACGGCGGTCGTTCTTTCAGATTAATGCAGACGTTGCCGGCTGGCGTCGCGCCGGAAGGAATCAAAGCAATACCGGGCCGCAATCTCTTGGTGGCCGCGGGTGAAGTGGATGATCGTAAAAAAGGCATTCGTTCGGTGCTGACGCTATACCGGTTACAAGACAAACCGGCCGGTTATCCCACCGTGGAGTCGGCGAATCGGAATGACGGCACCCCGATTCCGTGGGGGGCATTGTCCGGTTTGAGCATGGATTTATACGATGAACATATTGCTTATGCCATTCATGACGGCTTTTTTCGGCAAAGCCGTATTTATAAACTGAACACCAGTCGTCATCCGGCGGTGATTCAAGCGGAAATCGTCCTGACCGACAGCCGGGGCAGATTGGCCGAGGTCGCTCCGGATCTGGTCAATGCCGACGGCACCGTCAATCTCGATGGCGAGGGAATCAGTAGCAGCGCCAATGGGGGCTTCTGGATCGCTTCCGAGGGGGCGGGCTCGCCAGGGGATGAAAAGAAGTCCATCACCCGTAAAAATCTATTGGTACATGTCGATCGCTTCGGCGATATTGACCGAGTCGTGCTATTGCCCGGCGCAACCGATGTCAAACAAAAGCATTTCGGGTTGCAGGGTGTCGCATCCGTCGGTAAGAGTGATAACGAAGTGCTCTTTGTCGCCTTCCAGCGGGAATGGTTGGGTGATAGGAGCGGACATGTTCGGGTCGGCCGTTATGACGTAGCCAACGCGGAATGGTCATTTTACTATTACCCGTTGGATAAAGCGGATTCAGCGAATGGCGGCTGGGTAGGGTTATCCGAAATCATCGCCTTGGGTGATCAGGAATTCGCCGTTATCGAGCGCGATAACCAGGCTAATAACGATGCCCGCATCAAGCGCATCTATCGATTCACGATTGCCGGGCTGAGCGCGTTAACAGAGGAGCATGCGCCATTTTTTCCCGTCGTTCAGAAAACCTTGCTGGCGGATTTGCTGCCCACCCTAAAAGCCAGTGGCGGCATGGTCTTGGAAAAAATCGAAGGTATGACGGTCAATGAACACGGTGATATATTGGTCGTTAACGACAACGATGGGGTCGATGGATCCAATGGCGAGACCCAATTGCTGACCCTGCAACACTTGCTCCATTAA
- a CDS encoding formate dehydrogenase subunit gamma, protein MQDYHLQKNVVAKILAEHESMPGNLLPVLHGIQDALGYIPTEAVADIADALNQSIAEIHGVISFYHYFRQTPPGKNTIRVCRAESCQAMNGKTLEEHAKKQLNVDWHGTSADGEFSLEPVFCLGNCACSPSMTVNNEVYGRVTPERFDEIIANYRGAVE, encoded by the coding sequence ATGCAGGATTATCATCTTCAAAAAAACGTTGTGGCAAAGATTTTGGCCGAGCATGAATCGATGCCGGGAAATCTGCTACCCGTCCTTCATGGCATTCAGGATGCGTTGGGTTACATTCCAACCGAAGCGGTCGCCGATATTGCCGATGCATTGAACCAGTCGATTGCCGAGATTCATGGCGTCATCAGTTTTTATCATTATTTCAGACAAACCCCTCCCGGTAAAAACACCATTCGCGTGTGCCGAGCCGAATCCTGTCAAGCCATGAATGGAAAGACATTGGAAGAACACGCCAAGAAGCAACTAAATGTCGATTGGCATGGAACCAGCGCCGACGGTGAATTTTCCCTGGAACCGGTATTTTGTCTCGGCAACTGCGCCTGCTCCCCATCCATGACCGTCAATAACGAAGTCTACGGTCGTGTTACGCCGGAACGTTTCGATGAAATCATCGCCAATTACAGAGGTGCCGTAGAATGA
- a CDS encoding formate dehydrogenase beta subunit, translating to MTRVFISRDSTVLSLGANQVASALQQACESGGLNVEIVRNGSRGLFWLEPLVEVETTAGRVAYGPVQSQDIPALLEAGMLEGKEHPLYLGNIEELPYFKDQNRLTFARVGITDPVSLDDYLAHEGYRGLRNALDMSPQDIVQQVTDSGLRGRGGAAFPTGIKWNTVLNAPAEQKYIVCNADEGDSGTFSDRMVMEGDPFVLIEGMTIAGLAVGATQGYIYLRVEYPHAGAALNEAIEKAYANGYLGDDILGSGKSFHLEVRLGAGAYICGEETSLLESLEGKRGLVRFKPPLPAIVGLFGKPTIVNNVISLASVPIILDKGGEYYRDYGMGRSRGTLPLQLAGNIKYPGLFEAAFGLTLREILYDYGGGSASGRPIRAVQVGGPLGAYVPESQFDTPLDYEAFSAISAVVGHGGIVVHDDTVDMAEMARYAMEFCVEESCGKCTPCRIGSTRGVEVIDRIVEGRQKDMNTQLLRDLCDTMINGSLCAMGGMTPFPVLSALNHFPEDFGLDKASDAA from the coding sequence ATGACACGAGTTTTTATTTCCCGCGATTCAACTGTCTTGTCCTTAGGCGCCAATCAGGTCGCCTCAGCCTTGCAGCAAGCTTGTGAAAGCGGAGGACTGAACGTCGAAATCGTTCGCAATGGCTCGCGGGGATTGTTTTGGCTCGAGCCCTTGGTCGAGGTCGAGACAACGGCAGGGCGAGTCGCTTATGGGCCAGTACAAAGCCAGGATATCCCCGCCTTACTCGAAGCAGGCATGCTGGAAGGCAAGGAACATCCTTTATACCTCGGCAACATCGAAGAACTGCCTTATTTCAAGGACCAAAACCGTCTGACCTTTGCCCGCGTCGGCATTACCGACCCGGTTTCGCTGGATGATTATCTGGCCCATGAAGGTTATCGGGGCCTGCGCAATGCCCTCGATATGTCTCCGCAAGATATCGTCCAGCAAGTCACCGATTCCGGCCTGCGCGGACGCGGCGGCGCGGCCTTTCCCACCGGGATCAAATGGAACACGGTCCTGAACGCCCCAGCCGAACAAAAATACATCGTCTGCAACGCCGACGAAGGCGATTCCGGAACCTTCTCCGACCGCATGGTCATGGAAGGCGACCCGTTCGTATTGATCGAAGGCATGACCATCGCCGGGCTCGCGGTCGGCGCCACCCAGGGCTATATCTATCTGCGCGTCGAATACCCGCATGCCGGCGCGGCGTTGAACGAGGCAATCGAAAAAGCCTATGCCAACGGCTATCTGGGCGACGACATCCTCGGCAGTGGCAAATCCTTTCATTTGGAAGTTCGCCTGGGTGCCGGCGCCTATATTTGCGGCGAGGAAACTTCCTTGCTGGAAAGCCTGGAAGGCAAACGCGGCTTGGTCAGATTCAAACCGCCACTGCCGGCCATTGTTGGCTTGTTCGGCAAACCGACTATCGTCAACAACGTCATTTCGTTGGCTTCGGTGCCCATCATTCTGGATAAGGGCGGCGAGTATTACCGCGATTATGGCATGGGGCGTTCGCGCGGCACGTTACCATTGCAATTGGCCGGCAACATTAAATACCCGGGATTATTCGAAGCGGCTTTTGGTCTAACCTTGCGCGAAATCCTTTATGATTACGGCGGCGGTTCCGCCAGTGGTCGTCCGATTCGCGCCGTTCAAGTGGGCGGACCGCTGGGGGCCTATGTGCCGGAATCACAATTCGACACTCCGCTCGATTACGAGGCTTTCAGCGCGATTTCCGCGGTAGTCGGCCATGGCGGCATCGTCGTCCACGACGACACGGTCGATATGGCCGAGATGGCCCGTTATGCAATGGAATTCTGCGTCGAGGAATCCTGCGGCAAATGCACGCCGTGCCGGATTGGTTCGACCCGAGGCGTCGAGGTTATCGACCGTATCGTGGAAGGTAGGCAAAAAGACATGAACACTCAACTGTTGCGCGATTTGTGCGACACGATGATTAACGGTTCATTGTGCGCGATGGGCGGCATGACGCCGTTTCCGGTACTCAGCGCCTTGAATCATTTTCCCGAAGATTTCGGCCTCGACAAGGCCAGCGATGCAGCCTAG
- the fdhF gene encoding formate dehydrogenase subunit alpha, with amino-acid sequence MSMNKETDYGTPASSSTNQVTLEIDGRTVTVAEGTSVMRAAAEAGISIPKLCATDSLDPFGSCRMCLVQIEGARGYPASCTTPVAEGMKVCTQNDKLADIRRGVAELYISDHPLDCLTCSANGNCELQDTVGQVGLREVRYGYEGDNHLSATKDTSNPYFSFDPSKCIVCSRCVRACEETQGTFALTIDGRGFESKVASGQNQDFLDSECVSCGACVQACPTATLMENSVIQHGQPDESIITTCAYCGVGCSFRAEMKGEQVVRMVPDKNGQANHGHSCVKGRFAFGYATHKDRITKPMIREKITDAWQEVTWEEAIRFAADKLKGLQQKYGRDSIGGITSSRCTNEETYLVQKLVRAGFGNNNVDTCARVCHSPTGYGLKNTFGESSGTQNFDSIRKSDVIMVIGANPTDGHPVFGSMMKRRIREGAKLIVVDPRNINLVKSPHVKANYHLKLRPGTNVALVTALAHVIVTEGLTDERFIDERCDIESYQKWKTFVAQEENSPEAMAEVTGVPAETIRAAARLYATGGNGAIYYGLGVTEHSQGSTTVIGIANLAMATGNIGREGVGVNPLRGQNNVQGSCDMGSFPHEFVGYRHVSDVETRTLFENAWNVELQAEPGLRIPNMFGAAIDGSFKGLYVQGEDIAQSDPDIKHVHHALREMECIIVQDLFLNETAKFAHVFLPGSSFLEKNGTFTNAERRISPVRKVMTPLGGKEDWEVTQDLANAIGFPMNYSHPSEIMDEIARLTPQFAGVSYEKIERMGSIQWPCNDETPDGTPTMHADHFIRGKGRFMLTQYIPTEERTSRKFPLILTTGRILSQYNVGAQTRRTDNVVWHEEDRLEIHPHDAEQLGIADGDWVGVKSRSGETVLRALITDRVQPGVVYTTFHFPHSGANVITTDNSDWATNCPEYKVTAVHVAKVSHPSEWQEEYRSFSEQQQSLLENRIAAHEHD; translated from the coding sequence ATGAGCATGAATAAAGAAACAGATTACGGCACTCCGGCCAGTTCCTCCACCAATCAAGTTACTTTGGAGATCGATGGCCGCACAGTTACTGTCGCCGAAGGCACTTCGGTCATGCGCGCGGCGGCCGAGGCCGGCATCAGCATCCCCAAACTTTGCGCCACCGACAGCTTGGACCCATTCGGCTCGTGCCGCATGTGCCTGGTGCAAATCGAAGGCGCGCGCGGTTACCCGGCCTCTTGCACCACCCCGGTGGCCGAAGGCATGAAGGTCTGTACCCAGAATGACAAATTGGCCGATATCCGTCGCGGCGTCGCCGAATTGTATATTTCCGATCATCCGCTGGATTGCTTGACTTGCTCGGCCAACGGCAACTGCGAACTGCAGGATACCGTCGGCCAGGTCGGCCTGCGCGAAGTTCGTTACGGCTATGAAGGCGACAACCATTTGTCCGCCACCAAGGATACCAGCAACCCGTATTTCAGTTTCGACCCTTCCAAGTGTATTGTCTGTTCACGTTGCGTCAGAGCTTGCGAAGAAACCCAAGGCACCTTTGCCCTGACCATCGACGGCCGCGGCTTCGAATCGAAAGTGGCCTCCGGGCAAAACCAAGATTTTCTGGATTCGGAATGCGTTTCCTGCGGCGCCTGCGTCCAGGCTTGCCCAACCGCGACGCTGATGGAAAATTCGGTGATTCAGCACGGCCAGCCTGATGAAAGCATCATCACTACTTGCGCCTATTGCGGGGTTGGTTGTTCCTTCCGCGCCGAGATGAAAGGCGAGCAAGTCGTGCGCATGGTTCCTGACAAAAACGGCCAGGCCAACCATGGCCATTCCTGCGTCAAGGGTCGTTTCGCCTTCGGTTATGCGACGCATAAAGACCGGATCACTAAACCGATGATTCGGGAAAAAATCACCGACGCCTGGCAAGAAGTCACCTGGGAAGAGGCCATTCGATTCGCGGCCGACAAACTGAAAGGCCTGCAACAAAAATACGGCCGCGACTCCATCGGCGGCATCACCTCGTCGCGCTGCACCAACGAAGAGACTTACCTGGTGCAAAAACTGGTTCGCGCCGGTTTCGGCAACAACAACGTCGACACTTGCGCCCGGGTCTGTCATTCGCCTACCGGTTACGGCCTGAAGAACACCTTCGGCGAATCCTCCGGCACCCAGAATTTCGACTCGATCCGCAAATCCGACGTCATCATGGTCATCGGCGCCAACCCGACCGACGGCCATCCGGTATTCGGTTCGATGATGAAGCGGCGCATTAGAGAAGGCGCGAAACTGATTGTCGTCGACCCGCGCAACATCAACCTGGTCAAATCGCCGCACGTCAAAGCGAATTATCATTTAAAACTGCGTCCCGGCACTAATGTCGCGTTGGTGACGGCACTGGCCCACGTCATCGTCACCGAAGGTCTGACCGACGAACGCTTCATTGACGAGCGCTGCGATATCGAGTCCTATCAAAAATGGAAAACTTTCGTCGCTCAGGAGGAAAACTCGCCGGAAGCAATGGCAGAAGTCACCGGTGTGCCGGCCGAAACTATCCGCGCCGCTGCCCGACTCTACGCCACCGGCGGCAATGGCGCGATTTACTACGGCCTGGGCGTGACCGAGCACAGCCAGGGTTCGACCACCGTCATCGGCATCGCCAACCTGGCCATGGCCACCGGCAACATCGGCCGCGAAGGCGTCGGCGTCAATCCGCTGCGCGGTCAAAACAACGTCCAGGGCTCTTGCGACATGGGTTCGTTCCCACACGAATTCGTCGGTTACCGCCATGTCTCCGACGTGGAAACCCGCACCCTGTTCGAGAATGCCTGGAATGTCGAATTGCAGGCCGAGCCCGGCCTACGGATTCCGAACATGTTCGGCGCGGCGATCGATGGCAGCTTTAAAGGCTTGTACGTCCAAGGTGAAGACATCGCGCAGTCCGATCCCGACATCAAGCATGTGCATCATGCCCTGCGTGAAATGGAGTGCATCATCGTCCAGGATTTGTTCCTGAACGAAACAGCCAAGTTCGCCCACGTATTCCTGCCGGGGTCGTCCTTCCTGGAGAAAAACGGCACCTTCACCAATGCCGAGCGCCGTATCTCGCCGGTACGCAAGGTCATGACGCCATTGGGCGGCAAGGAAGACTGGGAAGTGACCCAAGACTTAGCCAATGCCATTGGTTTCCCGATGAACTACTCTCATCCGTCGGAAATCATGGACGAAATTGCCCGTTTGACCCCGCAATTTGCCGGCGTCAGCTACGAAAAAATCGAACGCATGGGCAGCATTCAATGGCCATGCAACGACGAAACGCCGGACGGCACCCCCACCATGCACGCCGATCATTTCATCCGCGGCAAGGGGCGTTTCATGTTGACCCAATATATCCCGACCGAGGAGCGAACCAGCCGCAAGTTCCCGCTGATTCTGACGACCGGCCGTATCTTGTCGCAATACAATGTCGGCGCGCAAACCCGCCGCACCGATAACGTGGTCTGGCACGAAGAGGATCGCCTGGAAATCCATCCGCATGATGCCGAACAACTGGGCATCGCCGACGGCGATTGGGTTGGCGTCAAGAGCCGTTCCGGCGAAACGGTATTGCGGGCTTTGATTACGGACCGGGTCCAACCGGGCGTGGTCTACACGACCTTCCACTTCCCGCATTCCGGGGCCAACGTCATCACCACGGACAATTCCGATTGGGCGACCAACTGTCCGGAATACAAGGTCACCGCGGTGCATGTCGCGAAGGTCAGCCATCCTTCGGAATGGCAGGAAGAATACCGTAGTTTCAGCGAACAACAGCAATCATTGCTGGAGAATCGCATAGCGGCCCACGAGCACGATTAA
- the fdhD gene encoding formate dehydrogenase accessory sulfurtransferase FdhD, with protein sequence MDDIAAELGWPSYRQGSVDSWQGANHVRKEDYVAEEVPIVLVYNNQPHVVMLTTPLDLEDFALGFSLTEGIIRHPSELLSIHVVQRAKGIEVRMRLPENRFSCILDKGRNMTGRTGCGLCGATTLEQAIRQPPPVGRGLTVDAEQIMSALAAMRKQQSLNQLTGSVHAAAWLRPGQGIAVLREDIGRHNALDKLIGTLAKTKQTFDQGCLLITSRASYEMVQKAASVGITVMAAISAPTGLAIKLAEECGLTLVGFARNDNHVIYTHPYRIQHYQTIAS encoded by the coding sequence ATGGACGACATCGCGGCTGAATTAGGCTGGCCCAGTTATCGGCAAGGATCGGTGGACAGTTGGCAAGGCGCCAACCATGTCCGCAAGGAAGACTACGTCGCCGAAGAAGTACCGATTGTACTGGTCTACAATAATCAGCCGCATGTCGTGATGCTGACGACGCCTCTGGACTTGGAGGATTTCGCCCTTGGTTTCAGTCTTACCGAGGGCATTATTCGGCATCCGTCGGAACTGCTGTCGATTCATGTGGTGCAGCGCGCCAAAGGCATCGAGGTTAGAATGCGGCTCCCTGAAAATCGTTTCAGCTGTATTCTGGATAAAGGCCGCAACATGACCGGCCGCACCGGCTGCGGTTTGTGCGGGGCCACCACATTGGAACAGGCCATCAGGCAACCACCTCCGGTGGGCCGGGGCCTGACCGTAGATGCCGAGCAAATAATGTCCGCGCTTGCGGCCATGAGGAAACAGCAATCGCTGAACCAACTGACCGGTTCGGTGCATGCGGCGGCTTGGTTGAGACCGGGTCAAGGAATTGCCGTGTTAAGAGAAGATATCGGCCGCCATAATGCTCTGGACAAGTTGATCGGTACGTTAGCCAAAACCAAGCAGACCTTCGATCAAGGTTGTTTATTGATTACCAGCCGGGCCAGTTATGAAATGGTACAAAAAGCGGCAAGCGTCGGCATTACCGTAATGGCGGCGATTTCCGCGCCGACCGGCTTGGCGATCAAATTGGCCGAAGAATGCGGTTTAACCCTCGTCGGATTTGCCCGCAATGACAATCATGTCATCTATACACACCCCTATCGTATTCAACATTATCAGACTATCGCTTCATAA
- a CDS encoding formate dehydrogenase subunit delta — MDNQNLVKMANNIGAFFQSEPDRDVAIAGIEQHLKNFWEPRMRNQIIDYLQQGGNDLMDIVAEAVRRLGK; from the coding sequence ATGGACAATCAAAATCTGGTCAAAATGGCCAATAATATCGGTGCTTTTTTTCAATCGGAACCTGACAGAGATGTCGCCATCGCCGGCATCGAACAACATCTGAAAAATTTCTGGGAACCGCGCATGCGGAACCAGATTATCGACTATCTGCAACAGGGCGGAAACGATCTGATGGATATCGTCGCCGAAGCCGTCCGCAGACTAGGTAAATAA
- a CDS encoding rhomboid family intramembrane serine protease gives MIPIRDTIPCNTTPVVTWSIMAICTAVFLFMQLLPEEGQRQILYLYGMVPIRYSHPQWAYGFGLPPDHYLSFLTSLFLHGGWGHILMNMLFLWIFADNIEDLMGHSRFLVFYLLCGLLATYVQWHFDPEMAFPVVGASGAIAGVLGAYFFLYPYARVIIMIPIIIVPLFFDVPAIAFLGLWVILQLQKATTAVMFEGVSIDVAWWAHLGGFLAGAFLHPLFLKKRPVSEPPANEGDGE, from the coding sequence ATGATCCCCATTAGAGATACGATTCCCTGTAATACCACTCCGGTAGTCACTTGGTCGATCATGGCCATTTGCACGGCTGTTTTTTTGTTCATGCAGTTGTTGCCGGAAGAAGGGCAGCGGCAAATACTCTATCTCTATGGCATGGTGCCTATCCGTTACTCGCATCCCCAGTGGGCATACGGTTTTGGCTTGCCGCCTGACCATTATTTGTCGTTTCTGACCAGCTTGTTTTTGCATGGCGGCTGGGGACATATTCTGATGAATATGTTGTTCCTATGGATATTTGCCGATAATATCGAGGATTTGATGGGGCATAGCCGCTTTTTGGTGTTTTATTTGTTATGCGGCTTATTGGCGACTTACGTGCAATGGCATTTCGATCCGGAAATGGCTTTTCCCGTGGTTGGGGCGTCCGGGGCGATCGCGGGCGTTTTAGGCGCGTATTTTTTTCTATACCCTTACGCTCGGGTCATCATCATGATTCCGATTATCATTGTTCCGCTATTTTTCGATGTCCCAGCGATTGCCTTCTTAGGATTGTGGGTCATATTGCAATTACAGAAAGCGACCACGGCCGTCATGTTCGAGGGGGTCAGCATCGATGTCGCCTGGTGGGCGCATTTGGGCGGATTTCTCGCCGGCGCATTCTTGCATCCTTTGTTTTTGAAAAAACGTCCTGTGAGCGAGCCGCCTGCTAACGAGGGGGATGGGGAATAA